In Leptospira ellinghausenii, the following proteins share a genomic window:
- a CDS encoding GlsB/YeaQ/YmgE family stress response membrane protein translates to MFSFIWFLLIGLAAGWLAGRILRGKGFGIIANLVIGVVGSFLGGIVFGLLGFRSYGLIAELIVAVVGAILLIIIAGMIKRK, encoded by the coding sequence ATGTTTAGTTTTATTTGGTTTTTACTCATTGGTCTAGCGGCTGGATGGCTTGCTGGTCGAATCTTACGTGGAAAAGGTTTTGGAATCATCGCCAATTTAGTGATTGGTGTGGTGGGTTCCTTTTTAGGTGGAATTGTGTTTGGTCTTCTTGGATTTCGTTCTTATGGACTCATAGCGGAACTCATAGTCGCTGTGGTTGGTGCCATTTTATTGATTATCATCGCAGGGATGATCAAAAGAAAATAG